TCAACTCATccctaccaatctctctctctctagatatatatatatatatatatatataaagttcaTAAATTCGTGTCAATGTATATTTTtacttatatataaatatggaCAACACGGGAACACATTTAACAATATATTTACTGACAATGCACACCAACAACCAAACGTATAAGCTTTATTCAATCCGACCAACTATACCAAGTTACTTTAAACTATTGTCCTGGTATACTCTTTAACGTGCGTGCAATCCAATAAACGCTATTGTAAAAATCGAAAATCAAAGTCAAATTTGCCGATCAATGGAATCAATCGTGAATCGACGAAAAAATACTGTTgtacatatttaaaaaataaataagaaaaatcgataaataattaaaaaattcaagtaATACAGGAACCGGAATTGTTTGCCACCAATGTGAATTAAATCGACCGATTTTGTGGGGAATGAATTATTTGTGGAAACGCCAGATTGGATTTCTGGGCTCGAGCTCGCTGGACTCACAGGGCGTGCTCCGACAGTCACATGGAAAGTCATGCAGAATataggaaaaaaacaaacaacataAATAATAAGCAGAATAAGtaacaaacaaaaggaaattaTTTAAGTTTTACGCGaggaagaaataaaataatgcaATAAAGAGACGAAGAACGAGACAAAagccatttttcctttttctgggtGGAGGTCTCGTTGTGTCCATATTACGCGGGACCGGAGATCGAATTCACTGTGCgttcgtcttcttcttttgcttcttcccCTATCCATTTCTAGGACAACCAgcctcctctttctttctctatctcgAATTTGGGGAGCGTTCCGGATGAAAAGAAGTTCGATCGAATGGAGGAAGGTGGACTCTGAGATGGGATTGGCGAGGGGTTTGGTTCGATTTCAGGTTTTCATTCCCGAATCTGTTTTCTTGTCATCCTTTGCTTATTTATtgagatatttttctttctttgagtgCGACCTTTTGGTGGTTTTGATTGTTTGTTAGATGTCAGAGAAGGAGCAAAAACTCGTGGTTTGGGTGCATTTCTTGTTGATGATCTTGGGGTGCGAGTGTGCGTGTGGGGCTTACTTGATTTCGCATCGACCAATCTGAGTTTGATGTTTGGTTTGGTGACCGAGATCATGGATTTCAATAAGGTTTCAGGCTTAGGTTTGCTGAATTTGCCTGGAGTAGTCCTCGGTTTCTGACTTCCTGGTGGAATTTGGACCTATAGGGGGTTTTGGGAAGTGTTCCCTTATCACAGTATGTATTAGAATGGTGAATTCTGCACAGGAATCTTGTTTTACACCAATATGTTTTGtcgatattttttttgttaagttaAAGATCGATGTcccttaattttttatttttgtttttcgttTGTTCTTCGTGGGGAGGTTATAGACGAGCTGGTGGTGTGGGGAGATATCGTCTTCAGATTTACTTTTCTAAGTTATGGAAAGCCGTGGGACATCCGTTTTCCCTGATCATCGCTGGCCTAATGATGAAAACGTTAATAGGAGATTGTATTTGCTCTATATGGCCGGTAGACGATTTTTCCATATAcatctagtttttttttattagtgttTCTTGAAAGATGACCATTTATCGAACACACGTTCGAGTGATAGTGTTGTTGGTTGATTAGGAACATCGTGGGGACGCAGAGAGAGTGCTATATATGCACTTAGGATGAGTTGTTATGAATCCTCAAAAGGAAGTGCGTCCACTGTTTGATGGCTGAACAAGTCCTAAGCTCTTGGTAGAGGGAGAGATCAGTTAAGAAAGCCTTTCATTGTCAGTCTCTTAGAAAGCTTGAGCTGGCTTAGTGTCCCTAGGAGCGTCTGGTGACAATGGTTGTAGGCTTGTAGCTTTCTTGAAATGGCGCAGATGGAGGACCCTTCATGCATTCTGCAGTTCTTTCTGTTTGTAAAATGAGGTTATACACAATCCCTATCCATGAATAATGAGATGAGGAGTATTCTTGGAGCCATTACTGTGCGATTCTATTTCTTGCTTTATTGTAACGTGGTCCTCCTTTTCATACAAAATAAGAATTTTAGGTAAGTTGTCCATCACATGGTAAGCGAAAGCATATTCTTCTGTGGCACATGTGTCTACAGCTTTATGGGTAACGTGTTCAGGGAGATAAATGGTTGAAGGAAAATAACAATTAAGATACAAGCAAAGGTGGAAGGTGCAGATAGCGTAGTGTTCTGTTGTTGTTGAGCTAGGCAGCAGGGACCGACTGCAGCAGTTGATTTTGGCACGTAGTTGACTTGTCAGTTGCTGAAACCTCATTATTCAACCAGTTAAGGGGTAAaatgcagatttttttttttctatatggAAATTTTCAGATGCCTGTGTTTCAGAAACTTGTCCTAAAACATGTCTACTTTGGTAATCGTTGGCATTCTATTAAAGTGCATTTCACTTGTTCTCCCTGATTGATTGAACTTAAGGtactcccttttcctttttcacattAGGAACCACATCTTCTTTGTATTGGGATTTCTAAGAGTTAAAGGCAGCAGCTGCATTTACTATACATTAAAGACGACAGCTAAAGTGAAGAAGTGCCCAAGGGTTTTTCAATTGCAACAATGGATGATGATAGTGGGATTGAATTGAGCTTGGGTTTGTCATGTGGTGGATCTGCTGGAAAATTCAAGGGTAAAGAAAGTTGTTCAGACCTTAATGCAGAAGGAGGTAAAAGTAAATCACTGGTTGGCAATTTCGATTCTTCGGGTTCTTCAATGAAACGTTTTATCCAAACCCATGTTGATAAACATGGCAATGGTATTGGTGGGCAACAGAGAAATGATCCAGGATTGGGTCAGCAGGAAAACTTCTGGACAGATCTTGGGAAATGCTCTGCCCAAGAGTCAGATGCTTCTACAAATGCACAGGGGGATTCTTCACGGTTCATGGGATTCAGAGAATCATGGCTCTCTTCTACCACTAGTCTGAAGAGTTTGGATAGGCCAGCAGGTATAGGTGAAGAGAAGATAGAACAACATGACCTTGGTGTGAGATTATGGCCAGGGGTTACTGCAAAGCGTAAGATGCCATTTGAAGAGCtggaaaatcaaaagaaacaagaaaaggagacTGAATTCAATGATGCACATGGTAAGAGTGCTTCTGGTGTTTCACTAATGAAGAATTTTACTGTCTCCATTTCAGCAAAAGACAACCACACTTCTGAGAATGAGGATGTTGCAGAGTCAGAAGGCGAGGGTTCGACAACCAGGGCTGTCTCGTCGCTAGGGAGGGATGGTTTGAAAAGATTTATTGGCATTGGCTCTGATTCTTCAAACCGGAAGGATTCACAAGGATTCATTGATTCAGGTATAGCGGGCAGCCAAGGTTCTGCACTAAAGCAGCCTCTTTCTATGGCAAGTGAGTCCAAAGTTGAGCTTGGAAATCTTGGATACGGGATTCCATTTTCTCGTCAGCCTCTTTCAGTTGTAAGTGTTCCTTATGCGTCATCCGGCAAGACACCTACTTCAGCAGCAAATGCTTCGACATCTGGTTTCTCATGTATGCAACTAATGCTACCCAGTAAAAACAATGAAGGAGTTAATGTTCAACAGATAAGTTCAGGTAGTTTTCAGCTTACTTTTGGTTACTCTCCTGGCCAGCTTCCAGCGATGGAACCAGGTTCCGCTTTGGGAGGGTTTCTGCATTCTCCTCAGTTATCTGCATCAGGGAACAAGTGCCTAGGAGAGGGGGTTCTTGGTGCAGAACATGT
This window of the Nymphaea colorata isolate Beijing-Zhang1983 chromosome 2, ASM883128v2, whole genome shotgun sequence genome carries:
- the LOC116248058 gene encoding protein NINJA homolog 1, which translates into the protein MDDDSGIELSLGLSCGGSAGKFKGKESCSDLNAEGGKSKSLVGNFDSSGSSMKRFIQTHVDKHGNGIGGQQRNDPGLGQQENFWTDLGKCSAQESDASTNAQGDSSRFMGFRESWLSSTTSLKSLDRPAGIGEEKIEQHDLGVRLWPGVTAKRKMPFEELENQKKQEKETEFNDAHGKSASGVSLMKNFTVSISAKDNHTSENEDVAESEGEGSTTRAVSSLGRDGLKRFIGIGSDSSNRKDSQGFIDSGIAGSQGSALKQPLSMASESKVELGNLGYGIPFSRQPLSVVSVPYASSGKTPTSAANASTSGFSCMQLMLPSKNNEGVNVQQISSGSFQLTFGYSPGQLPAMEPGSALGGFLHSPQLSASGNKCLGEGVLGAEHVEDQRRSSPGGLPRGSSETSTYEVKLPDLAKNAGKRPLPEMAGMSSSSQGEDITKADNPKEATGPSDLESFLHEMPGIRPGIAAAIKFGGNGSYPDLPWVSTTGSGPNGRTISGAVYRFGRKEIRIVCACHGTHLTPDEFVQHAAADTPNHEGNQGLSSFPSGNQAASAKS